The following coding sequences lie in one Nerophis lumbriciformis linkage group LG02, RoL_Nlum_v2.1, whole genome shotgun sequence genomic window:
- the b3gnt2b gene encoding N-acetyllactosaminide beta-1,3-N-acetylglucosaminyltransferase 2 — translation MAVLRVRLKVVVMVMMVNLFIFILVFCHGSRDKSSLFKIIFALKPFWKRMAPSPAYWNRQQQILDFWNNPILSNHSQGDLPDWLNGTQVHLDACRPDVGVSTQVKDYNTLPERFKDFLLHMHCRSYPMLVDQPDICNKPPFLLLAVKSLALNFARRQAIRQSWGRSGVMANRTVVTVFLLGQALAGDDHPDVSDMLAYESTLYQDMLQWDYRDSFFNLTLKEVLFLDWVQARCPNASFVFKGDDDVFVNTYGILSFLDGLSEPKAADLFVGDVITNAGPHRDKKGKYFIPDSMFVGSYPPYAGGGGYLYSRSVAARLHEASTRVALYPIDDVYTGMCLLKVALAPEKHKGFRTFNIEEKYRNNPCAYKSLMLVHPRTPQEMIRIWSWLSRPDLSCQ, via the coding sequence aTGGCGGTGCTGCGGGTGAGGCTGAAGGttgtggtgatggtgatgatggtgaACCTCTTCATCTTCATCCTGGTGTTCTGTCACGGCAGCCGGGACAAGAGCAGCCTCTTCAAAATCATATTCGCCTTGAAGCCCTTCTGGAAAAGAATGGCGCCCAGCCCGGCTTACTGGAACCGTCAGCAGCAGATCTTGGACTTTTGGAACAACCCGATCCTGTCCAACCACAGCCAGGGGGATCTGCCCGACTGGCTGAACGGCACCCAGGTGCACCTCGACGCCTGCCGGCCAGACGTCGGAGTCAGCACTCAGGTGAAGGACTACAACACCCTGCCCGAGCGCTTCAAGGACTTCCTGCTTCACATGCACTGCCGCTCGTACCCCATGCTGGTGGACCAGCCCGACATCTGCAACAAGCCCCCCTTCCTGCTCCTGGCCGTCAAATCACTGGCGCTGAATTTCGCCCGCCGCCAGGCCATCCGCCAGTCGTGGGGGCGGTCAGGCGTGATGGCCAATCGGACCGTGGTCACCGTCTTCCTCCTGGGCCAAGCCTTGGCGGGAGACGACCACCCGGACGTGTCTGACATGCTGGCCTACGAGAGCACCCTCTACCAAGACATGCTCCAGTGGGACTACCGGGACTCCTTCTTCAACCTGACCCTCAAGGAGGTCCTGTTCCTGGACTGGGTTCAGGCGCGCTGTCCCAACGCCAGCTTCGTCTTCAAAGGGGACGACGACGTCTTCGTCAACACGTACGGCATCTTGAGCTTCCTGGACGGCCTCTCGGAGCCCAAAGCGGCCGACCTTTTCGTGGGCGACGTCATCACCAACGCGGGGCCGCACCGCGACAAGAAGGGCAAGTACTTCATCCCAGACAGCATGTTCGTGGGGTCCTACCCTCCGTACGCCGGGGGAGGCGGGTACCTCTACTCCAGGAGCGTGGCCGCTCGTCTGCACGAGGCGTCGACCCGCGTGGCGCTCTACCCGATAGACGACGTGTACACGGGCATGTGCCTGCTGAAGGTGGCGCTGGCCCCCGAGAAGCACAAAGGCTTCCGGACATTCAACATCGAGGAGAAGTACAGGAACAACCCCTGCGCCTACAAGAGCCTCATGCTCGTCCATCCGAGGACGCCGCAGGAGATGATCCGGATCTGGTCCTGGCTCAGCCGGCCGGACCTCAGCTGCCAGTGA